In the genome of Pseudophryne corroboree isolate aPseCor3 unplaced genomic scaffold, aPseCor3.hap2 scaffold_1394, whole genome shotgun sequence, one region contains:
- the LOC134995530 gene encoding gastrula zinc finger protein xLCGF3.1-like: MVIATGIAAIKEESPPQRCPDSHRTHPKRTNPCPGINQRTRLMKKDCSRDWPHANHDALSQKKYLVKRKSTSGILERFKRREVKPRRSESVFACNVCRNTFPSRYRLQIHSRFHSGDKPFLCRDCGKGFSRADYLKSHRRLHTEENPFKCPDCEKSFPDKATLRTHLRNVHNRLDRRLKEVKQMLRQDASCNVAAKRVHVCDVCDKTFSKSYNLKVHQRIHTGEKPYQCPRCEKCFSQNIRLKIHRTTHEEWAHEASSMRSPPCSPRKPTSVTCARRVSAIPTA, encoded by the coding sequence ATGGTGATAGCCACCGGTATAGCGGCCATTAAGGAGGAATCTCCGCCGCAGCGGTGCCCTGATAGCCACAGGACACACCCAAAGAGAACAAATCCCTGCCCGGGGATAAACCAGAGGACCAGGCTGATGAAGAAGGACTGCAGCAGGGACTGGCCACACGCCAACCATGACGCTTTGTCCCAGAAGAAGTACTTGGTGAAGAGAAAGTCCACGTCGGGTATTCTGGAGCGCTTTAAGAGACGTGAAGTGAAGCCGCGTAGATCTGAGTCGGTGTTTGCCTGCAACGTGTGCAGGAACACCTTCCCCAGCCGGTATCGCTTGCAGATCCACTCGCGGTTCCACAGTGGGGATAAGCCATTCCTGTGCAGAGACTGCGGCAAAGGCTTTTCCCGCGCCGACTACCTGAAATCTCACCGCCGCCTGCACACCGAGGAAAACCCCTTCAAGTGTCCCGACTGCGAGAAGAGTTTTCCTGATAAAGCAACTTTGAGGACGCACCTGAGGAATGTGCATAACAGGCTTGACCGGAGGCTGAAGGAGGTGAAGCAGATGCTTCGGCAAGATGCCTCCTGCAACGTGGCTGCAAAAAGGGTGCACGTCTGTGATGTGTGCGATAAGACTTTCAGCAAATCGTACAACCTCAAAGTACACCAAAGAATTCACACGGGGGAGAAACCATATCAGTGCCCCAGGTGTGAAAAGTGCTTCTCCCAAAACATCCGGCTGAAGATCCATCGGACCACCCATGAAGAGTGGGCGCATGAGGCCTCAAGCATGCGAAGCCCGCCGTGCAGCCCGAGAAAACCCACAAGTGTCACGTGTGCGAGAAGAGTTTCGGCCATTCCTACAGCCTGA